The following coding sequences are from one Cenarchaeum symbiosum A window:
- a CDS encoding Fe-S oxidoreductase (COG1964) produces MIPAVHSCLNPALYRFSNLYGVVIYYILSRTGRYRMALIQITNQAPKNLGKKSTIRFTQSICPDCNMILDAEIFERDGKVSMTKTCPTHGECEELYYGSYELYQKFSTYWQDGKGAHAPNVMVDKCACPNNCGLCTNHLSHSGLANMIVTNRCDLTCWYCFFYVKKGLEGAYMYEPSLDQVRAMMKTLRSERPIAGNSIQITGGEPMLRTDITDIIKIMKEEGVDHIQMNTNGIRHAMDPEAARDVRLAGCNNLYLSFDGVTARTNPKNHWEIPHALDSCRKTGTTVVFVPTVIKSINDHELGGIIRYAQKNLDVVHAVNFQPVSLTGRMGKQEREKFRITIPDCIQRIEEQTNGEVTIDDWFPVPSCMPLTNVIEAFSSKPKYELSIHFACGAGTYIFEDAETKKFVPLTKFCDIQGMLELFEDKSEEIRSGKNKYFTMLEVVRKLKSFVDAKKQPAGLDLAKMFGNILMKRSFGSVGSWHVKGLFLGMMHFQDKYNEDLERLQRCDIHYLTPDLRVIPFCAFNVIPEWYRDRIQKKYSTTVEEWEEREGVKLEDGLYRGLMRRGAGDELAAGCAKSEMYHEAAQATM; encoded by the coding sequence ATGATCCCTGCTGTCCATTCGTGCCTGAATCCTGCCCTATACAGATTTTCCAACTTGTATGGGGTGGTAATCTATTATATACTATCTCGGACGGGACGATATAGGATGGCACTGATACAGATAACCAACCAGGCACCTAAAAATCTGGGCAAGAAATCAACGATCAGGTTTACCCAGAGCATCTGCCCCGACTGCAACATGATACTGGATGCAGAGATATTCGAGCGCGACGGCAAAGTATCGATGACAAAGACATGCCCGACACACGGGGAATGCGAGGAGCTGTATTATGGATCATACGAGTTATACCAAAAGTTCAGCACATACTGGCAGGACGGCAAGGGCGCACACGCGCCAAACGTAATGGTCGACAAGTGCGCCTGCCCCAACAACTGCGGCTTGTGTACAAACCACCTATCTCACAGCGGCCTGGCCAACATGATTGTTACTAACAGGTGCGATCTTACCTGCTGGTACTGCTTCTTTTACGTGAAAAAGGGCCTCGAGGGCGCCTACATGTACGAGCCTTCCCTGGATCAGGTGCGGGCCATGATGAAGACACTCCGCTCAGAGAGGCCTATAGCGGGCAACTCTATACAGATTACCGGAGGCGAGCCGATGCTCCGGACCGATATTACAGATATAATCAAGATAATGAAGGAAGAAGGCGTGGACCATATCCAGATGAATACAAACGGTATACGGCACGCAATGGACCCGGAAGCTGCACGCGATGTGCGCCTTGCAGGGTGCAACAACCTGTACCTCAGCTTTGACGGCGTGACTGCTAGGACCAACCCAAAGAACCACTGGGAGATCCCCCATGCGTTAGATAGCTGTCGCAAGACTGGTACTACCGTAGTATTCGTACCTACTGTGATAAAGTCAATAAACGACCACGAACTAGGCGGGATCATCCGGTATGCGCAAAAGAACCTGGATGTAGTCCACGCGGTAAACTTCCAGCCTGTATCGTTGACAGGAAGAATGGGCAAGCAAGAGCGCGAAAAGTTCAGGATTACCATCCCGGATTGCATCCAGAGGATCGAAGAGCAGACCAACGGCGAGGTGACTATCGACGACTGGTTCCCCGTGCCGAGCTGCATGCCCCTTACCAACGTGATAGAGGCATTCTCCAGCAAGCCGAAATACGAATTATCAATACACTTTGCATGCGGTGCCGGCACGTACATATTCGAGGATGCCGAGACCAAAAAGTTCGTCCCCCTGACCAAATTCTGCGACATACAGGGCATGCTGGAGCTCTTCGAGGACAAGTCCGAAGAGATCCGCTCCGGCAAGAACAAGTACTTTACAATGTTAGAAGTGGTCCGAAAGCTAAAGAGCTTTGTAGATGCGAAAAAGCAGCCGGCCGGCCTTGATCTCGCAAAGATGTTCGGGAATATCCTGATGAAGAGATCATTTGGATCTGTCGGCTCTTGGCACGTAAAGGGATTATTCTTGGGCATGATGCACTTCCAGGACAAGTACAACGAGGACCTGGAGAGGCTCCAGAGATGCGACATACACTATCTTACTCCCGACCTGAGGGTCATACCATTCTGTGCATTCAATGTGATACCCGAATGGTACCGCGACAGGATCCAGAAGAAATACTCTACCACTGTCGAAGAGTGGGAGGAGCGCGAGGGCGTAAAGCTCGAGGACGGCCTGTACCGCGGGCTGATGAGGCGCGGCGCCGGAGACGAGCTGGCCGCCGGCTGTGCAAAGAGCGAGATGTATCACGAAGCCGCACAGGCTACCATGTGA
- a CDS encoding conserved hypothetical protein (COG0432) encodes MKSLTEYLDMEVPSRRGFVNLTPRVEEAVERSGISEGLCLVNPMHITASVFINDDEPGLHSDYEGWLEGIAPHEPTGRYKHNDTGEDNADAHLKRQVMGREVVVAITGGRLDLGTWERIFYGEFDGMRTKRVLVKIIGE; translated from the coding sequence ATGAAGTCGCTTACCGAATACCTCGATATGGAGGTGCCGTCAAGGAGGGGCTTTGTCAATTTGACGCCCCGGGTGGAGGAGGCTGTGGAGAGGAGCGGCATCAGCGAGGGGCTCTGTCTCGTCAACCCCATGCATATAACGGCCAGCGTATTCATCAACGACGACGAGCCGGGCCTGCACTCGGATTACGAGGGGTGGCTCGAGGGGATTGCCCCGCACGAGCCCACGGGCAGGTACAAGCACAATGATACGGGAGAAGACAACGCCGACGCGCACCTGAAGAGGCAGGTGATGGGCCGCGAGGTGGTGGTGGCCATAACCGGGGGCAGGCTGGATCTTGGAACATGGGAGCGCATATTCTATGGCGAGTTTGACGGCATGAGGACCAAGCGCGTCCTTGTAAAGATAATAGGCGAGTAA
- a CDS encoding helicase (COG4889) has product MKKSIEGVGDWKVIEPDGKENWINLPINNPYVPMGSKEAKKGANAHTIFSKYSLGIATHRDAWVYNSSDKELAKNIKVHIKYCNEEGPTKPDKPNPKRGSWSSDLDGKLERLSKQGKKMIFDAKKIRTSLYRPFFKQQLYFDDILVTARYKIDDFYSNNDTVNPAIIVPYHVSKPFSTFITCITPDLQIIQNGQCFPLYTYNDGVKKNNITDSIVKEYREHYRNNNISKDDIFYYVYAILHHPRYRNYFRNNLIRDLPGIPMAPEFERFQRAGRELANIHLNFDTGKRYSLGKPAFHPKGFIKITFGGKNEADKSIIRVDGHELFNGVPISSYTVNGRTPVEWIAERFEKNKKIPKDKSGNFNDPCTGTDIVAVIERAVYVGLESDRIIKTLPKEFEPKNWKPKADPASLDAYSENGQKTRARPAKETRKSRSKSYDVHDSMVKRAQDLLVGNHVRKKFDKYQVVDKEKKYIIDEDDLRCACPVYKKFNECSHVWAVELCRRK; this is encoded by the coding sequence GTGAAAAAATCCATTGAAGGGGTAGGCGACTGGAAGGTCATCGAGCCCGATGGCAAAGAGAACTGGATAAACCTACCAATAAACAATCCATACGTGCCAATGGGTAGCAAGGAGGCAAAGAAAGGCGCAAACGCCCATACCATCTTTAGTAAGTATTCTCTGGGGATAGCAACACATCGTGACGCTTGGGTTTATAATTCATCTGATAAAGAGCTTGCCAAGAATATCAAGGTACATATCAAATATTGTAATGAGGAAGGACCTACAAAACCCGACAAACCCAATCCAAAAAGAGGTAGCTGGAGTAGTGATTTAGATGGAAAATTGGAGAGATTGTCAAAGCAGGGTAAGAAAATGATATTTGACGCAAAGAAAATACGAACCTCGTTATACAGGCCGTTTTTCAAACAACAATTATACTTTGACGACATATTGGTAACTGCCAGATATAAAATTGACGATTTTTATTCAAATAACGATACGGTTAATCCAGCAATAATTGTACCATATCATGTTAGTAAGCCATTTTCCACATTTATTACTTGTATAACCCCGGATTTGCAAATAATCCAAAATGGACAATGCTTTCCACTCTATACATACAATGATGGGGTAAAAAAAAACAACATAACGGACTCTATCGTAAAAGAGTATCGTGAACATTACAGAAATAACAACATATCCAAAGATGATATATTCTATTACGTGTATGCCATTCTCCATCATCCAAGATACAGGAACTATTTTAGAAATAATCTTATTCGTGATCTGCCCGGAATTCCAATGGCACCAGAGTTTGAGCGGTTCCAGAGGGCTGGCCGAGAACTCGCCAACATACATCTGAATTTTGATACGGGCAAAAGATACAGCTTAGGCAAACCAGCATTCCACCCCAAGGGCTTTATCAAGATCACGTTTGGCGGTAAGAATGAGGCTGACAAATCAATCATACGTGTAGACGGCCATGAGTTATTCAATGGAGTGCCAATATCCAGTTATACGGTCAATGGTAGAACGCCTGTGGAATGGATAGCGGAGAGATTTGAAAAAAATAAGAAGATACCTAAAGATAAAAGTGGCAATTTCAATGACCCCTGTACGGGCACAGATATCGTAGCCGTTATCGAACGGGCCGTCTACGTGGGCCTTGAATCTGACCGCATAATCAAGACCCTGCCAAAGGAGTTTGAGCCCAAGAACTGGAAGCCCAAGGCGGATCCAGCCAGCCTCGATGCATACAGTGAAAATGGCCAGAAGACCAGGGCACGTCCTGCCAAAGAAACCCGCAAGAGTCGGTCCAAGTCGTATGATGTGCACGATAGCATGGTGAAACGAGCCCAAGACTTGCTGGTCGGGAACCATGTCCGCAAAAAATTCGACAAATATCAGGTCGTTGACAAAGAGAAAAAGTACATCATTGACGAAGATGACCTCCGCTGTGCCTGCCCGGTCTACAAAAAGTTCAACGAATGTTCCCACGTATGGGCCGTCGAGCTATGCAGGAGAAAGTAG
- a CDS encoding RNA-binding protein (COG1537), which translates to MIYRKIDDRSVSVVPQNPDDLFALRRVVRAGDRVAGSTTRAIRKEREYARPDRGERVRIKISLEVEAASLDGMLGRLRLGGTIHESSSEQVKRGSHHSLSVHAGDAISITKDWGPGERKLLRGSGGQGFVLVAVDTSECGIARLHGTHLEMITTLRSGSPGKRYKTSFNIGGYLEAAAAAAGLAVRKGDSLIVFGPGETRKKLANLMQGRRLPEPAVVEGIDSAGEDGIRLFTRSDAMRDSMSGSRMARVMDIIDSVMLLASKKSAKFSMGYAETRAAAEAGAIESLVFSDGLISAAGEQQAVDFLNNAQATGAGIFGADSTTDAGLRVDGLGGVIATLRFKP; encoded by the coding sequence ATGATATACAGAAAGATAGACGACAGGTCTGTCTCCGTGGTCCCCCAGAATCCCGACGACCTGTTTGCCCTGAGAAGGGTGGTGCGCGCAGGCGACAGGGTGGCTGGCAGCACAACCCGCGCGATACGGAAGGAAAGGGAGTATGCCCGGCCCGACAGGGGCGAGAGGGTGCGGATCAAGATATCACTCGAGGTGGAGGCGGCCTCTCTAGACGGGATGCTCGGCCGGCTCAGGCTGGGCGGAACAATACATGAATCCAGCAGCGAGCAGGTCAAGCGCGGCTCGCACCATTCCTTGTCTGTACACGCAGGCGACGCCATATCTATAACAAAGGACTGGGGGCCCGGGGAGAGGAAGCTCCTGAGGGGGAGCGGCGGCCAGGGCTTTGTCCTGGTGGCAGTGGATACGTCCGAGTGCGGAATAGCGCGCCTGCACGGGACGCACCTTGAGATGATCACGACCCTGCGCTCGGGCTCCCCCGGCAAGCGCTACAAGACCAGCTTTAACATTGGAGGATACCTCGAGGCTGCCGCCGCCGCTGCCGGCCTGGCTGTCCGCAAGGGCGATTCTCTCATAGTGTTCGGGCCCGGCGAGACCCGCAAGAAGCTGGCAAACCTGATGCAGGGCCGGCGCCTGCCGGAACCAGCTGTAGTCGAGGGGATAGACTCTGCAGGAGAAGACGGCATCCGCTTGTTCACCCGGTCCGACGCCATGAGGGATTCCATGTCGGGCAGCAGGATGGCGCGCGTAATGGATATCATAGACTCTGTAATGCTGCTTGCCAGCAAAAAGTCTGCCAAGTTCTCCATGGGGTATGCAGAGACCAGGGCTGCCGCAGAAGCCGGCGCAATAGAATCGCTTGTATTCTCCGACGGGCTGATATCTGCAGCCGGCGAGCAGCAGGCTGTAGACTTTCTAAACAATGCACAGGCGACTGGCGCCGGCATATTTGGCGCGGATTCTACCACCGATGCGGGCCTGCGCGTCGACGGTCTCGGCGGGGTGATAGCCACCCTCAGGTTCAAGCCGTAG
- a CDS encoding helicase (COG4889) — translation MTTVEIKTIQTFDDVLDYIDKTSKSTTVKGAKFEKLTREFLLKDRQFAKRFKEVHMWNKWPDRKDDRLTGIDLMAVEHNGEWCAIQCKFYDKDKSSTVDDSDVSKFLSKATSLEKKHKRTVNTLFAYTTHRITREAESKLKYHKCYLMGRDVFRSSSIDWSMYPKWHVKPVKELYPHQLGAMDNVMDGFKRSNRGKMIMACGTGKTLTSLRIAEKIVGNGYALYLVPSISLIRQTIREWSENAKMGHHYCVVCSDKSSGDEGSVIEVPFPPTTDKDEIKKIMYEKPLKSMCVVFSTYQSIEQVSKAMEGKKFDLILCDEAHRTTGIEGNEKDSPFIMAHKDEHVQSAKRLYMTATERIYGEKIRSEKDVFSMDDEESYGPLFHEFTFGEAVAKGLLTEYKIRVPILREEELADGEDNAIDEEGRLDERILFGSVWKGLNYDNERQKKMLQRVIAFTDRIKASQEFAGKYKEDDRTQDEDDKEIIDRTVDRSFNRTVSRLPKLRNLAKKGKFNGVQVRHIDGTMRSGVRAAKLDWLGDSGSDPETCRILSNAKCLSEGVDVPNLDGIIFLKPRKSKVDVIQSVGRVMRRAGDEKEYGYIILPIILRRDMTLAQSMEDEAKWKTVWQVIKALQSHDKNLVAEINRLAVDGNGETPEGPDGLLPGCVEIIYKGDRGEGMTPVLARTVATKLIEVNSHRQYFELKARKLGKTAKGMAEVIQRAYDRGNKNVVGTVDELCLDLKKVVNDSVDEKETVKVLAQHKALSEVFNVLFAEEFRSSNPVASALDAAMRKIGLTYELEDFERFYKETRNEMSNFRTVKGKQELIKKIYGSFLEGFDPDNQSRNGIVYTPDEVIDFIIHSVQDVLKHHFKSSLTDTSVKVFDPFTGTGAFVTHLLESGLIGKEKLYRKYKHDIWVNELSLLAYYVASVNIESTYASIRNGGHVSFESINYTDTLTHHPTQRVDKSKRGKIIKLAGKMEEINENIQKINMQHIHVIMGNPPYSFANENAKYPLIDARIKDTYAMEFKRKYPEGGNINSLFDSYIRSIRWASDRIGNAGVIAFVTNAGFLRNSSAAGLRVCLKKEFNEVWCFDLRGRQVGVQGKESDEEGGKIFGSGSRTPVVITILVRNPKLDKKDQDGNRARNATVYYRDYNDIIVVLDPLTLTSSCKACHGRVIPA, via the coding sequence ATGACTACAGTCGAGATAAAGACCATACAGACCTTTGATGACGTGTTAGACTATATCGATAAGACATCAAAAAGCACCACCGTAAAGGGGGCCAAATTTGAGAAACTAACCAGAGAATTCCTGCTCAAGGACAGGCAGTTCGCCAAGAGGTTCAAGGAGGTGCATATGTGGAACAAGTGGCCGGATAGGAAAGATGACCGCCTAACAGGTATCGACCTCATGGCAGTAGAGCATAACGGAGAGTGGTGTGCCATACAATGCAAGTTTTATGACAAGGACAAGAGCAGCACCGTTGATGATAGTGATGTGAGCAAGTTTCTATCCAAGGCTACTAGCCTGGAAAAAAAACACAAGAGAACCGTCAACACGCTGTTCGCATATACGACCCATAGGATAACCCGGGAGGCTGAATCCAAGCTGAAATACCATAAGTGCTATCTCATGGGGCGAGACGTATTCAGGTCAAGCTCAATAGACTGGTCGATGTATCCCAAGTGGCACGTAAAGCCGGTCAAGGAGCTGTACCCGCACCAGCTAGGTGCCATGGATAATGTGATGGATGGATTCAAGAGGAGCAATCGGGGCAAGATGATAATGGCATGTGGTACCGGTAAGACACTCACATCACTCCGTATAGCCGAGAAAATAGTGGGTAATGGATATGCATTATATCTTGTGCCCTCTATATCGCTGATACGGCAGACCATCAGAGAGTGGTCCGAGAATGCCAAGATGGGACACCACTATTGTGTGGTGTGTTCTGACAAGAGTTCAGGTGACGAAGGAAGTGTCATCGAGGTGCCATTTCCGCCCACGACCGACAAGGATGAGATAAAGAAGATAATGTACGAAAAGCCTCTAAAATCCATGTGTGTGGTGTTCTCCACGTACCAGTCGATAGAACAGGTTTCCAAGGCAATGGAAGGCAAAAAATTTGACCTCATACTTTGTGACGAGGCACACCGTACCACTGGGATAGAGGGGAATGAGAAGGATTCTCCTTTCATAATGGCCCACAAGGATGAACATGTACAAAGCGCAAAGCGTCTGTACATGACCGCCACAGAGAGGATCTATGGGGAAAAAATACGGAGTGAGAAAGACGTCTTTTCAATGGATGATGAGGAGTCGTACGGACCTCTTTTCCATGAGTTCACGTTTGGCGAGGCTGTGGCAAAGGGACTTCTTACCGAATACAAGATACGCGTCCCCATACTGCGCGAGGAGGAGCTGGCGGACGGTGAAGATAACGCGATAGATGAAGAGGGTAGACTAGATGAGAGAATACTCTTTGGTTCGGTATGGAAGGGACTCAATTATGACAACGAGCGGCAGAAAAAAATGCTCCAGCGTGTCATCGCATTTACCGACAGGATAAAGGCATCACAGGAGTTTGCCGGCAAATACAAGGAGGATGACAGGACCCAGGACGAGGACGACAAGGAGATAATAGACAGGACCGTCGACAGGAGTTTTAACAGAACTGTATCGAGACTGCCAAAACTCCGTAATCTGGCGAAGAAGGGAAAGTTCAACGGGGTACAGGTGCGCCATATAGATGGCACCATGAGATCTGGCGTGCGGGCAGCCAAATTGGACTGGCTGGGGGACAGCGGGTCCGATCCGGAGACGTGTAGAATACTATCCAATGCCAAGTGTCTCTCGGAAGGGGTAGACGTGCCCAACTTGGACGGGATAATATTCCTCAAACCTCGCAAGTCCAAGGTTGACGTGATACAGAGTGTCGGACGGGTCATGCGAAGGGCCGGAGACGAGAAGGAATACGGCTACATCATACTGCCAATAATATTAAGAAGAGACATGACACTCGCACAATCGATGGAGGACGAGGCCAAGTGGAAGACCGTCTGGCAGGTGATCAAGGCCCTACAGTCCCACGACAAGAACCTGGTGGCAGAAATAAACCGTCTGGCCGTGGATGGCAACGGTGAGACTCCAGAGGGACCGGACGGCCTGCTTCCCGGATGTGTGGAGATAATTTACAAGGGGGACAGGGGCGAGGGCATGACCCCCGTGCTCGCACGGACGGTCGCCACCAAGCTCATCGAGGTCAACAGCCATCGACAATATTTTGAGCTCAAGGCCCGGAAGCTCGGCAAGACAGCAAAGGGCATGGCCGAGGTAATCCAAAGGGCCTATGATAGGGGGAACAAAAATGTGGTCGGAACGGTGGATGAGCTGTGTCTGGATCTCAAAAAAGTGGTCAATGATTCGGTGGATGAAAAGGAGACCGTCAAAGTGCTAGCACAGCACAAGGCTCTCTCCGAGGTGTTTAACGTCCTGTTCGCAGAGGAGTTCCGATCATCAAATCCGGTAGCGTCTGCCTTGGATGCAGCCATGAGAAAGATAGGTTTGACATACGAGCTCGAGGACTTCGAGAGATTCTACAAGGAAACCCGAAATGAGATGTCCAATTTCAGAACTGTAAAGGGCAAACAGGAGTTAATTAAGAAGATATACGGGAGTTTTCTAGAGGGGTTCGATCCTGACAACCAGAGCAGGAACGGCATAGTGTATACACCTGACGAGGTTATTGACTTCATCATACACAGCGTACAGGATGTCCTAAAACACCACTTCAAGTCGAGTCTGACAGACACGTCAGTCAAGGTGTTTGACCCATTTACCGGAACTGGGGCGTTTGTAACACATCTCCTCGAATCGGGCCTCATAGGCAAGGAGAAATTGTACCGCAAGTACAAGCATGACATCTGGGTCAACGAGCTCTCATTGCTGGCGTACTATGTTGCTTCCGTGAATATAGAGTCTACATATGCCTCGATAAGGAACGGTGGACATGTGTCATTTGAAAGCATCAATTATACGGATACTCTGACGCACCATCCTACGCAGAGGGTGGACAAATCCAAGCGTGGAAAGATAATCAAGCTCGCCGGCAAGATGGAGGAGATAAATGAAAATATACAGAAAATAAATATGCAGCATATACATGTGATAATGGGGAATCCTCCATATTCATTTGCAAACGAAAATGCAAAATATCCATTAATTGATGCTAGAATAAAGGATACGTATGCAATGGAATTCAAGAGAAAATACCCGGAAGGTGGAAACATCAACTCGCTGTTTGATTCTTACATTCGTTCAATTCGCTGGGCCAGTGACCGTATAGGAAATGCAGGCGTGATAGCATTTGTCACCAATGCGGGATTTCTACGAAATAGTAGTGCAGCTGGACTTCGTGTATGTCTAAAAAAAGAGTTCAATGAGGTATGGTGTTTTGATCTGCGGGGAAGGCAGGTGGGTGTTCAGGGTAAAGAATCTGACGAAGAGGGTGGTAAAATATTCGGTTCTGGCTCTCGTACCCCCGTGGTTATAACCATTCTGGTCAGGAACCCAAAGCTTGACAAAAAGGACCAGGACGGCAACCGGGCCCGAAATGCTACAGTGTATTATCGAGACTATAATGACATAATTGTGGTACTGGACCCCCTCACCTTAACCAGTTCGTGCAAGGCCTGCCATGGAAGGGTCATACCTGCATGA
- a CDS encoding uncharacterized protein involved in tolerance to divalent cations (COG1324), with product MVCGSVAKAAMVISTYPDKKSASKAARGAVKSGLAACVNISRISSVYSWKGKIEEGSEYLAIFKTTQGRKARLKQEIGSSHPYDLPEIAEIGMGEVDRQYMRWIEESTA from the coding sequence ATGGTGTGCGGTAGCGTGGCAAAGGCTGCGATGGTAATATCCACATACCCGGACAAAAAATCAGCGTCAAAGGCTGCCCGCGGGGCCGTAAAGTCAGGCTTGGCCGCATGCGTGAACATATCGAGGATATCCTCGGTATACTCCTGGAAGGGAAAGATAGAGGAGGGCTCGGAATACCTTGCGATATTCAAGACCACCCAGGGGAGAAAGGCGCGGTTAAAGCAGGAGATAGGCAGTAGTCACCCGTACGATCTGCCCGAGATAGCCGAGATAGGCATGGGAGAGGTGGACAGACAGTATATGCGGTGGATTGAAGAGTCTACGGCTTGA
- a CDS encoding Mn-dependent transcriptional regulator (COG1321), whose protein sequence is MEPDHETLFVGTAEAEHVEMYLKAIWHIKERNEDVKIISIAKMLNVRQPSVVQMLKKLHQRKLVHYSKAGVYLTEEGSGIGNTMMRNSRLLEVLMDSALKIEINEEMVCGVEHHMNTQFSDALCTMLGHPRKCPHGLEIPMGSCCSAD, encoded by the coding sequence ATGGAGCCGGACCATGAGACGCTGTTTGTGGGGACGGCCGAGGCGGAACATGTCGAGATGTACCTCAAGGCGATATGGCACATCAAGGAGCGCAACGAGGATGTAAAGATAATATCGATAGCCAAGATGCTCAACGTCAGGCAGCCAAGCGTAGTCCAGATGCTAAAAAAGCTCCACCAGAGAAAGCTAGTCCATTACAGCAAGGCTGGAGTATACCTTACAGAAGAGGGCAGCGGAATAGGGAATACCATGATGAGAAACAGCAGGCTGCTCGAGGTTCTGATGGACAGCGCGCTAAAGATAGAGATAAACGAGGAGATGGTCTGCGGGGTTGAGCACCACATGAATACACAGTTTTCCGATGCCCTGTGCACGATGCTGGGGCACCCCAGAAAGTGCCCCCACGGGCTGGAGATACCGATGGGCAGCTGCTGCAGCGCGGACTAG
- a CDS encoding transcriptional regulator (COG1378), with amino-acid sequence MRITDRTRKALTSIGLTGYEIRAYMELLRSGGMTASEISQRSGVSYSKIYEVLGSLEEKGWTSSDDSRPTRYTAKSPATGLETAKQRIDSEFSGNSGVITGELAPLYEKSGTSEKPDIWFLSGTVNIAAKVLEMVETCRNEVLVAVPEAGEELIKQAMPKLRYLHDRGVDITVLTSDKMDAEAIKALGRISAVKIKKGLFGGGIISDRRYVVILLGHEMGGAPSSETVAIWADHAGLAGFAREYFEYLLKEARAV; translated from the coding sequence ATGCGCATAACAGACAGGACGCGCAAGGCCCTGACCAGCATAGGCCTGACTGGATACGAGATCAGGGCGTACATGGAGCTGCTCAGATCGGGGGGGATGACCGCGTCGGAGATAAGCCAGAGATCTGGCGTATCCTATTCGAAGATATACGAGGTATTGGGATCGCTCGAGGAAAAGGGCTGGACTAGCTCCGATGATTCCAGGCCGACAAGGTATACCGCAAAGTCCCCGGCGACGGGGCTCGAGACTGCAAAGCAGAGGATAGATTCAGAGTTTTCCGGAAACTCGGGCGTGATAACAGGCGAGCTTGCCCCATTATACGAAAAGAGCGGGACAAGCGAAAAGCCCGACATATGGTTTCTATCCGGGACTGTAAACATAGCGGCCAAGGTTCTAGAGATGGTAGAGACGTGCAGGAATGAAGTGTTAGTGGCTGTCCCCGAGGCGGGAGAAGAGCTGATAAAGCAGGCCATGCCCAAGCTGAGATACCTGCATGATCGGGGGGTCGACATTACAGTGCTGACATCGGATAAAATGGATGCAGAGGCCATCAAGGCGCTAGGCAGGATATCTGCTGTCAAGATAAAAAAGGGCCTCTTCGGGGGCGGGATAATATCGGACAGAAGATACGTCGTGATACTGCTCGGGCATGAAATGGGCGGGGCGCCATCGAGCGAGACCGTGGCCATATGGGCCGACCACGCAGGGCTGGCGGGCTTTGCCAGGGAGTACTTTGAATATTTATTAAAAGAGGCGAGGGCGGTATAG